Proteins encoded together in one Synechococcus sp. BL107 window:
- a CDS encoding aspartate kinase — protein sequence MALLVQKFGGTSVGSVERIQAVAQRIARCRENGDDVVVVVSAMGHTTDELTGLANALNASPAQREMDMLLASGEQVSSALLAMALHSEGVAAVSMTGPQVGIATESTHGRARILEIRTDRIRNRLSEGKVAVVAGFQGTSTSSDGIHEITTLGRGGSDTSAVALAAALGADACEIFTDVPGVLSTDPRKVADAQLMDSISCDEMLELASLGASVLHPRAVEIARNYGVNLVVRSSWSDAAGTRLTSRTARPIGHGGLELGSPVDGVEQVDGQAILALSQIPDQPGIAARLFETLSDAGINVDLIIQATHEGTSNDITFTVNEPDLNQAREVTQIVLNSLGGELSSEGGLTKLSIRGAGIMGRPGIAASLFNCLCQQGINLRLIATSEVKVSCVIASSSGRKALQAVREAFEVEDSQVAINPPLSGENEPEVRGVALDRDQVQLSVRHVPDRPGTAAALCSSLADNGISIDAIVQSERQHADGSRDISFILRKEDRARADVALAPLLAQWPGAALEDGDAIARVSAVGAGMRATAGTAGRMFRALADAQINIGLIATSEIRTSCVVAEDNGVKALQVVHACFGLGGDKRHQAQGTASPLEKT from the coding sequence ATGGCCCTGCTGGTGCAGAAATTTGGCGGCACCTCCGTCGGCAGTGTCGAACGCATCCAGGCTGTGGCTCAGCGGATTGCCCGTTGCCGCGAAAACGGAGATGACGTGGTGGTTGTGGTGTCCGCCATGGGACACACCACCGATGAGCTCACTGGGCTGGCGAACGCCTTAAACGCCTCTCCCGCTCAGAGGGAAATGGACATGTTGCTAGCCAGCGGTGAGCAGGTGTCTAGCGCTCTGCTCGCCATGGCTCTCCACAGCGAAGGTGTCGCTGCGGTATCGATGACGGGGCCTCAAGTGGGCATCGCCACGGAATCCACCCATGGCCGAGCCCGCATTCTTGAAATCCGAACCGATCGAATCCGCAACCGCCTTAGCGAAGGGAAAGTGGCGGTGGTCGCCGGCTTTCAAGGCACCAGCACCAGCAGTGATGGCATTCATGAAATCACCACCTTGGGCCGAGGCGGATCCGACACCTCAGCTGTTGCTTTAGCCGCAGCCCTGGGTGCCGATGCCTGCGAGATTTTCACCGATGTGCCCGGTGTCCTGAGCACGGATCCACGCAAAGTTGCGGATGCCCAGCTGATGGACAGCATCAGCTGTGATGAAATGCTCGAACTCGCCAGCTTGGGCGCCTCGGTGTTGCACCCTCGCGCTGTGGAGATCGCTCGAAACTACGGCGTGAATCTCGTGGTGCGATCCAGTTGGAGTGATGCTGCCGGCACCCGACTCACCAGCCGCACGGCTCGCCCGATTGGCCATGGCGGTCTGGAACTCGGAAGCCCCGTGGACGGGGTTGAGCAGGTGGATGGTCAAGCGATTTTGGCGCTGTCGCAAATACCCGATCAACCCGGCATTGCCGCCCGCCTGTTCGAAACCCTTTCGGATGCTGGGATCAATGTGGATCTGATCATTCAGGCCACCCATGAAGGCACCAGCAACGACATCACCTTCACCGTGAACGAGCCAGACTTGAACCAGGCCCGTGAGGTGACGCAAATCGTCCTCAACAGCCTGGGGGGTGAACTCTCCTCAGAGGGCGGCCTCACCAAACTGAGCATTCGTGGCGCCGGGATCATGGGGCGCCCCGGCATTGCAGCAAGCCTGTTCAATTGCCTATGCCAGCAAGGGATCAACCTGCGCCTGATTGCCACCAGCGAAGTGAAGGTGAGCTGCGTGATTGCATCCAGCTCTGGACGCAAGGCTTTGCAAGCCGTACGTGAGGCCTTTGAAGTGGAGGACTCGCAGGTCGCCATCAATCCCCCCTTGAGCGGCGAAAACGAACCCGAAGTTCGCGGTGTTGCCCTCGATCGCGATCAAGTGCAACTGTCCGTACGTCACGTCCCCGATCGCCCTGGTACCGCTGCTGCCCTCTGTTCTTCATTGGCCGACAACGGCATCAGCATCGATGCGATTGTCCAATCGGAACGTCAACACGCCGATGGCTCCCGCGACATCAGCTTCATCCTGCGCAAAGAAGACCGTGCCCGGGCTGACGTTGCTCTCGCTCCCCTGCTCGCCCAATGGCCTGGCGCTGCTTTAGAGGACGGCGATGCGATTGCACGGGTGAGTGCTGTTGGTGCTGGGATGCGTGCAACCGCCGGCACCGCAGGACGGATGTTTCGGGCCCTCGCCGACGCTCAGATCAACATTGGCCTCATCGCCACCAGTGAAATCCGCACGAGCTGTGTGGTGGCAGAAGACAATGGCGTCAAAGCCCTGCAAGTGGTCCATGCCTGCTTCGGGCTGGGTGGAGACAAACGGCATCAAGCGCAGGGCACAGCCTCACCGCTTGAAAAGACCTAA
- the dapA gene encoding 4-hydroxy-tetrahydrodipicolinate synthase codes for MTLSASFSPQPFGRIVTAMVTPFDSSGAVDFQLAARLARHLVEQGSDGLLVCGTTGESPTLSWDEQLKLLEAVREAVGPETQVLAGTGSNSTSEAVKATREAAAVGADGALVVVPYYNKPPQEGLEGHFRAIAEAAPTLPLMLYNIPGRTGCHIESETVARLMDCPNIVSFKAASGTTEEVTALRLACGSRLAIYSGDDGLTLPMLSVGAVGVVSVASHVAGPQIRAMLNAYFEGEVGAALAQHEQLIPVFKALFATTNPIPVKAALEINGWSVGAPRPPLSSLPEAMKTNLSIALSALRQT; via the coding sequence ATGACTCTTTCCGCTTCCTTTTCCCCTCAACCATTTGGCCGCATCGTGACGGCGATGGTCACCCCATTTGATTCCAGCGGTGCGGTTGATTTTCAGTTGGCGGCTCGTTTGGCCCGTCATCTTGTCGAGCAAGGATCGGATGGCCTATTGGTGTGTGGAACCACAGGTGAATCCCCCACCCTCAGCTGGGATGAACAGCTGAAGTTGCTGGAAGCAGTCCGAGAGGCTGTTGGTCCTGAGACTCAGGTTTTGGCGGGCACTGGCAGTAATTCCACCTCTGAGGCCGTGAAAGCCACGCGAGAAGCGGCAGCCGTTGGCGCCGACGGCGCTTTGGTCGTCGTTCCGTACTACAACAAGCCGCCGCAAGAGGGGTTGGAAGGTCATTTCCGCGCCATTGCGGAGGCGGCTCCCACGTTGCCTTTGATGCTTTACAACATTCCTGGACGAACGGGATGTCATATCGAGTCCGAAACGGTGGCTCGCTTGATGGATTGCCCCAACATCGTCAGCTTCAAAGCCGCGAGCGGGACCACCGAGGAAGTCACCGCTCTGCGCTTGGCCTGCGGCTCACGGCTCGCGATTTACAGCGGCGATGATGGACTCACCTTGCCGATGTTGTCTGTTGGTGCTGTTGGCGTCGTGAGTGTTGCGAGTCATGTGGCCGGTCCGCAGATTCGGGCCATGCTTAATGCCTATTTCGAAGGCGAAGTCGGTGCTGCTCTCGCCCAGCACGAGCAATTAATCCCTGTGTTTAAGGCCTTGTTTGCCACCACGAATCCCATCCCTGTCAAAGCTGCCCTCGAGATCAATGGGTGGTCTGTCGGTGCTCCTCGTCCTCCTTTGTCCTCCTTACCTGAAGCCATGAAAACCAACTTGTCCATTGCCCTGTCTGCCCTTCGTCAGACCTGA
- a CDS encoding aspartate-semialdehyde dehydrogenase, whose product MTATLPNRPLNVAVLGASGAVGQELLLLLEERQFPVGELNLLASARSAGQEQTWNGRHLVVEEVTAEAFQGVDLVLASAGGSVSRQWREAITRAGAVMVDNSSAFRMEEGVPLVVPEVNPQAAHGHQGVIANPNCTTILLTLALAPLAAKRALRRVLVSTYQSASGAGARAMDELKDLSRVVLDGGVPSSEVLPYSLAFNLFLHNSPLQDNSYCEEEMKMVNETRKIMDLPDLRFSATCVRVPVLRAHSEAVNIEFEQPFPVDEARQLLAAAPGVELIEDQAANRFPMPTDVTGRDPVAIGRIRQDISDPNALELWLCGDQIRKGAALNAVQIAELLIQN is encoded by the coding sequence TTGACAGCAACCCTTCCTAACCGTCCGCTCAATGTTGCTGTCCTTGGCGCCAGTGGTGCCGTTGGTCAGGAACTTTTGCTCCTGCTTGAAGAGCGACAGTTTCCTGTCGGTGAGTTGAACTTGCTCGCTTCAGCCCGCTCCGCCGGGCAAGAGCAAACTTGGAATGGCCGCCACCTTGTTGTGGAGGAAGTCACGGCCGAAGCCTTTCAAGGCGTTGATCTTGTTCTCGCCTCAGCGGGGGGTTCGGTGTCACGTCAGTGGCGTGAAGCGATCACCCGAGCGGGCGCTGTGATGGTGGACAATTCCAGTGCCTTTCGGATGGAGGAGGGCGTTCCCCTCGTGGTTCCGGAGGTCAATCCCCAGGCGGCCCACGGGCATCAAGGGGTGATTGCCAATCCCAACTGCACCACGATTCTGCTCACGTTGGCGTTGGCTCCCCTCGCGGCGAAGCGAGCGTTGCGTCGTGTTTTGGTGAGCACCTATCAATCAGCCAGCGGCGCTGGAGCTCGCGCCATGGACGAGCTCAAAGACCTGTCCCGCGTGGTGCTCGATGGTGGTGTCCCCAGTAGTGAGGTACTCCCCTATTCCCTTGCTTTTAATTTGTTCCTTCACAACTCCCCTTTGCAAGACAACAGCTATTGCGAAGAGGAAATGAAAATGGTGAATGAGACGCGCAAAATCATGGATCTGCCTGATTTGCGTTTTTCAGCAACGTGTGTGCGTGTTCCCGTGCTGCGTGCCCACTCTGAGGCGGTGAACATTGAATTCGAACAGCCTTTTCCCGTGGATGAAGCCCGGCAACTGTTGGCTGCGGCGCCTGGCGTTGAACTCATCGAAGATCAGGCAGCCAATCGTTTTCCGATGCCCACGGATGTGACGGGAAGGGATCCCGTTGCTATTGGCAGGATTCGTCAAGACATCAGTGATCCCAATGCCCTTGAGCTTTGGCTCTGTGGTGACCAGATCCGCAAAGGAGCTGCTCTGAATGCTGTCCAGATCGCCGAATTGCTGATTCAGAACTGA
- the holA gene encoding DNA polymerase III subunit delta, which produces MPIHLIWGDDAAARDRAIDGLIQSRVDPSWSSLNLSRLDGAETGQAIQALEEARTPPFATGERLVLLQRSPFCNGCPSELADRFEAALELIPDSSHLVLVNPSKPDGRLRTTKTLQKRIKQGLDLEQSFPLPTAWDGAGQRQLVQRTADALSLTVKPDAIDALVEAIGTDSARLESELRKLSLRTTTITAALVTELVGGRATNALAVGDALLDGNAGEAIARWDALIEAGEPALRIVATLTGQIRGWLWVSLLEQQGERDVAVIAKAAGIGNPKRIYVMRKQLQGRPPKRFLSLLGRLLEVEALLKRGALPGNAFRDGLLG; this is translated from the coding sequence ATGCCGATCCATTTGATCTGGGGAGATGACGCCGCAGCGCGGGATCGGGCCATCGATGGCTTGATCCAGAGCCGCGTGGATCCCAGCTGGAGCAGCCTCAACCTCAGCCGCCTCGATGGCGCCGAAACGGGCCAAGCCATCCAGGCGCTGGAAGAAGCACGAACCCCGCCTTTCGCCACAGGAGAACGCTTGGTGCTGCTGCAGCGCAGCCCCTTTTGCAACGGCTGCCCAAGCGAACTCGCCGACCGCTTCGAAGCCGCCCTTGAGCTGATTCCCGATAGCAGTCATCTCGTGCTGGTGAATCCCAGCAAGCCGGATGGACGGCTGAGAACCACGAAAACGCTGCAAAAGCGGATCAAACAAGGTCTGGACTTGGAGCAAAGCTTCCCCTTACCAACGGCTTGGGATGGGGCTGGGCAACGGCAGCTGGTGCAACGCACCGCAGACGCTTTATCGCTCACGGTGAAACCAGACGCCATTGATGCCCTGGTGGAAGCGATCGGCACCGACAGCGCCCGATTGGAATCAGAGCTGCGGAAACTCTCCCTGCGCACCACCACAATCACCGCCGCCCTCGTGACGGAACTCGTGGGGGGGCGAGCCACCAATGCCCTTGCGGTGGGTGATGCCCTTCTAGATGGCAATGCGGGTGAAGCGATTGCCCGCTGGGATGCCCTGATCGAAGCGGGGGAGCCGGCCCTCCGCATCGTGGCCACCCTCACCGGCCAGATCCGAGGCTGGCTTTGGGTGAGCCTGCTCGAGCAACAGGGCGAACGCGATGTGGCCGTGATTGCCAAAGCTGCCGGCATTGGCAATCCCAAACGGATCTATGTGATGCGGAAGCAGCTGCAAGGCCGCCCACCCAAACGGTTTTTATCGCTGCTGGGACGACTTTTAGAGGTGGAGGCGCTACTCAAGCGGGGTGCCCTTCCGGGCAATGCCTTTCGAGACGGACTGCTGGGCTAA
- a CDS encoding ribonuclease J codes for MAYNARSGKEQEPCLRVIPLGGLHEIGKNTCVFEYGDDLMLVDAGLAFPSDGMHGVNVVLPDTSFLRENQKRIRGMIVTHGHEDHIGGIAHHLKHFNIPVIYGPRLALSMLTGKMDEAGVTDRTTLQTVAPRDVVKVGQHFSVEFIRNTHSMADSFSLAITTPVGTVIFTGDFKFDHTPVDGEHFDMARLAHYGEKGVLCLFSDSTNAEVPGFCPPERSVFPNLDRHIANADGRVIVTTFASSIHRVSMILELAMKNGRKVGLLGRSMLNVIAKARELGYMRAPDELFVPIKQINDVPDRETLLLMTGSQGEPLAALSRISRGDHPQVKVKTTDTIIFSASPIPGNTISVVNTIDKLMMLGAKVVYGKGEGIHVSGHGFQEDQKLMLALTKPKFFVPVHGEHRMLVQHSKTGHSMGVPVNNTLIIENGDVVELTPESLRKGDPVKAGIELLDQSRNGIVDARVLKERQQLAEDGVVTILSAISTDGAMVAPPRVNLRGVVTTADARKMSLWTEREITWVLENRWKQLSRNTGDKAPEVDWMGVQREVEVGLGRRMRRELQVEPLILCLVQPAPGGTPKYKGRADAEPDDRPASRNRGGGAGRGVVRRNGAPPAPVRANGSSVAAPSKTASVVISSDVATSTAVATPAVAVAAPAATTAVATKVAAKVEKTAEPEQEMPAGRTRRRRSAAA; via the coding sequence ATGGCTTACAACGCGAGATCCGGCAAAGAACAAGAGCCCTGCCTACGGGTCATCCCCCTGGGGGGTCTGCATGAGATCGGCAAGAACACCTGTGTGTTCGAGTACGGCGACGACCTGATGCTGGTGGATGCCGGATTGGCATTCCCCAGTGATGGAATGCATGGGGTGAACGTGGTTCTGCCCGACACCAGCTTTCTGCGTGAGAACCAGAAACGCATTCGCGGCATGATCGTCACCCATGGCCATGAAGACCACATCGGTGGGATTGCCCACCACCTCAAGCACTTCAACATCCCCGTGATCTATGGGCCCCGACTGGCCCTTTCGATGCTCACCGGAAAGATGGATGAGGCGGGCGTCACCGACCGCACCACGCTGCAGACCGTCGCTCCCCGCGATGTGGTGAAGGTGGGGCAGCATTTCTCTGTTGAGTTCATCCGTAACACCCACTCGATGGCCGACAGCTTTTCGCTGGCGATCACCACACCGGTGGGCACGGTGATCTTCACCGGTGATTTCAAGTTCGACCACACGCCGGTGGATGGTGAGCACTTTGATATGGCTCGCCTCGCCCATTACGGCGAAAAGGGTGTTCTCTGCCTGTTCAGTGATTCCACCAATGCCGAGGTGCCTGGTTTCTGTCCTCCAGAACGCTCGGTGTTTCCCAACCTCGACCGTCACATTGCCAATGCCGATGGTCGGGTGATCGTCACCACCTTCGCGAGCTCGATTCATCGTGTGTCGATGATTCTTGAGCTGGCGATGAAAAATGGCCGGAAGGTCGGACTATTGGGCCGTTCCATGCTCAATGTGATCGCTAAAGCCCGCGAATTGGGCTACATGCGGGCGCCCGATGAGCTGTTTGTACCGATCAAGCAAATCAATGATGTGCCTGATCGTGAAACGTTGTTGCTGATGACCGGTAGCCAGGGTGAGCCCCTTGCTGCTCTAAGCCGGATTTCGCGTGGTGATCATCCGCAAGTGAAGGTGAAAACCACCGACACGATCATTTTCTCTGCTAGCCCGATCCCTGGGAACACCATCTCTGTGGTGAACACGATCGACAAGCTGATGATGCTTGGCGCCAAGGTTGTTTATGGCAAGGGCGAAGGCATTCATGTGTCTGGCCACGGCTTCCAGGAAGACCAAAAGCTGATGCTCGCTCTCACCAAGCCCAAGTTCTTTGTTCCCGTCCATGGGGAGCACCGGATGCTTGTGCAGCACTCCAAAACAGGCCATTCCATGGGAGTGCCCGTCAATAACACTTTGATTATTGAGAACGGCGATGTGGTCGAACTCACCCCTGAATCCCTGAGAAAGGGAGATCCGGTGAAAGCTGGTATCGAACTGCTCGATCAATCCCGCAACGGCATCGTTGATGCCCGCGTTCTGAAGGAACGTCAGCAGTTGGCAGAAGACGGCGTTGTCACGATTTTGTCTGCGATCAGTACCGATGGCGCGATGGTGGCACCGCCCCGGGTGAACCTGCGCGGTGTGGTCACAACGGCGGATGCCCGCAAGATGTCGCTGTGGACTGAGCGAGAAATCACCTGGGTGCTGGAAAATCGTTGGAAACAGCTCTCTCGCAATACCGGCGATAAGGCCCCTGAAGTGGATTGGATGGGTGTTCAACGCGAGGTCGAGGTGGGCCTCGGCCGTCGCATGCGTCGCGAACTGCAGGTGGAGCCCTTGATCCTGTGCTTGGTTCAACCAGCCCCCGGTGGAACTCCTAAGTACAAGGGCCGTGCCGATGCAGAGCCGGATGATCGTCCTGCCTCCCGTAACCGCGGTGGTGGTGCAGGTCGTGGTGTTGTCCGTCGCAATGGTGCTCCACCGGCACCGGTGCGTGCGAATGGCAGCTCAGTGGCCGCGCCTTCTAAAACGGCGTCTGTCGTCATCTCGTCGGATGTCGCAACATCCACGGCTGTTGCAACACCCGCTGTTGCTGTAGCTGCGCCTGCTGCCACGACCGCTGTGGCCACGAAGGTGGCAGCAAAGGTAGAGAAAACAGCTGAGCCTGAGCAAGAGATGCCGGCTGGACGCACTCGCCGCCGTCGTTCAGCTGCGGCTTAG